The Mycobacterium seoulense genome has a window encoding:
- a CDS encoding LCP family protein — protein sequence MNGDQPPHRPEPRTEPSPVIRRGARPPTPAEQTTPLRRATPPPPPSPPRAADPPRPIPPAPHTRRSPGPPPRPAPPGARRRRGWRRWLRAVTSAVVIGALLVGIAAVCGAVWFDSRLHRDDILTDYPGRPGPGRGTNWLLVGSDSRQGLTPEQQQDLATGGDIGSSRTDTILLVHLPALWSGGRVTMVSIPRDSYVPIPGHGKDKINAAFAMGGASLLAQTVEQATGLRLNHYAEIGFGGFAGVVDALGGVTVCPTTPLNDPLAGIDLPAGCQKLNGRNALGYVRTRDTPRADLDRMVNQRQFVAALLHAAASPAVWLNPSRWYAVPRAVADALTVDRGDHVWDLGRLGWGLRGSPTTLTVPIGEFTSGDAGSVVVWNHDEAGRLFEALANDAPVPTGPPD from the coding sequence GTGAACGGCGATCAACCACCGCACCGGCCCGAACCGCGTACCGAGCCGTCACCGGTGATCCGCCGCGGGGCTCGACCGCCGACACCGGCCGAGCAGACCACACCGCTGCGGCGGGCCACGCCACCGCCACCCCCGTCGCCGCCCCGCGCCGCCGACCCGCCGCGCCCCATCCCGCCGGCGCCGCACACCCGCCGATCACCCGGCCCCCCACCGCGGCCCGCCCCGCCCGGCGCGCGCCGCCGACGCGGGTGGCGCCGCTGGCTCCGGGCGGTCACCTCCGCGGTGGTGATCGGCGCGCTGCTCGTCGGCATCGCCGCAGTGTGCGGGGCGGTTTGGTTCGACAGCAGGCTGCACCGCGACGACATCCTGACCGACTACCCCGGACGCCCCGGACCCGGCCGGGGCACGAACTGGCTGCTCGTCGGCTCCGACAGCCGCCAGGGGCTCACCCCCGAGCAGCAGCAGGACCTGGCCACCGGCGGTGACATCGGCAGCAGCCGTACGGACACCATCCTGCTGGTCCACCTGCCCGCGCTGTGGTCCGGCGGGCGGGTGACGATGGTGTCGATCCCGCGCGACTCCTACGTCCCGATCCCCGGCCACGGCAAGGACAAGATCAACGCCGCCTTCGCGATGGGCGGGGCCTCCTTGCTGGCCCAGACGGTGGAGCAGGCCACCGGGCTGCGACTCAACCACTACGCGGAAATCGGATTCGGCGGCTTCGCCGGCGTGGTCGACGCGCTGGGCGGGGTGACGGTGTGCCCGACGACCCCGCTCAACGACCCCCTGGCCGGCATCGACCTGCCGGCCGGCTGCCAGAAGCTCAACGGCCGCAACGCCCTCGGGTACGTCAGGACGCGCGACACCCCCCGGGCGGATCTGGACCGGATGGTCAACCAGCGGCAGTTCGTCGCGGCACTGCTGCACGCCGCCGCCAGCCCGGCGGTGTGGCTGAACCCGTCGCGCTGGTACGCGGTGCCGCGCGCGGTCGCCGACGCCCTGACCGTCGACCGCGGCGACCACGTCTGGGACCTGGGCCGCCTGGGCTGGGGGCTGCGCGGCTCCCCCACCACACTGACGGTCCCCATCGGGGAGTTCACCAGCGGCGACGCCGGATCGGTGGTGGTGTGGAACCACGACGAGGCCGGCCGGCTGTTCGAGGCGCTGGCCAACGATGCGCCGGTGCCCACCGGCCCGCCGGACTAA